One Rhodobacteraceae bacterium M385 genomic region harbors:
- a CDS encoding YtxH domain-containing protein: MLNFIGAALGAVIGVFLARRKGGNAADMAQYGAVIAIIGFLIGTLLMLVVPAPQ, from the coding sequence ATGCTGAACTTCATTGGCGCCGCTTTGGGCGCAGTTATCGGCGTATTTCTGGCCCGACGCAAAGGCGGCAACGCGGCCGACATGGCGCAATATGGCGCGGTGATTGCGATCATCGGTTTTCTGATCGGCACCCTTCTTATGCTTGTGGTCCCTGCCCCCCAGTAG
- a CDS encoding VWA domain-containing protein, translating into MFLPFFQTLRAARIPVSLREYLAFLEGVSAGLVTYDIDGFYYLARAAMVKDERHLDRFDQAFAHAFSGLEAISAEDVLEATEIPQEWLDKLAEKHLSEEERAEIEALGGFDKLMETLRERLKEQEKRHQGGSKWIGTAGTSPFGAYGYNPEGVRIGQHESRHRKAVKVWDKRDFKNLDGDVELGTRNIKVALKRLRQWARNGAAEELDLDGTIRATAENGYLDVKTRPERRNAVKVILFLDVGGSMDDHVKVVEELFSAAKAEFKHLEYYYFHNCLYENVWRDNRRRWTETIPTFEVMNTYGSDYKCIFVGDAAMSPYEIAFAGGANEHWNEEPGSTWLQRARTQWPDHMWINPTPERHWRYTQSTQMIDEIFEGRMVPMTLEGIDRGMRELGR; encoded by the coding sequence ATGTTTTTGCCCTTCTTCCAAACCCTACGCGCCGCCCGCATCCCGGTTTCCCTGCGCGAATACCTCGCGTTTCTGGAAGGCGTCTCTGCGGGGCTGGTGACCTACGATATCGACGGGTTCTACTACCTCGCCCGCGCGGCGATGGTGAAGGATGAACGGCATTTGGACCGCTTTGACCAAGCCTTCGCCCACGCCTTTTCCGGGCTGGAAGCGATAAGTGCAGAAGATGTGCTGGAAGCCACTGAAATCCCGCAGGAGTGGCTAGATAAGCTGGCCGAGAAGCACCTGTCCGAGGAAGAACGCGCCGAGATTGAAGCGTTAGGCGGCTTCGACAAACTGATGGAGACCCTGCGCGAACGCCTGAAGGAACAGGAAAAGCGCCACCAAGGCGGCTCTAAATGGATCGGCACGGCGGGCACATCCCCTTTCGGGGCCTATGGCTACAACCCGGAAGGCGTGCGCATTGGGCAGCACGAAAGCCGCCACCGCAAAGCGGTGAAGGTCTGGGACAAGCGCGATTTCAAGAACTTGGACGGCGACGTGGAACTGGGCACGCGCAACATCAAAGTCGCGCTCAAACGGCTGCGGCAATGGGCGCGGAATGGCGCAGCAGAGGAGCTGGACCTTGACGGGACCATCCGCGCCACGGCTGAAAACGGCTATCTGGACGTGAAAACCCGGCCCGAGCGGCGCAATGCTGTAAAGGTGATCCTGTTTCTGGATGTGGGCGGGTCGATGGATGACCATGTGAAAGTGGTGGAGGAATTGTTCAGCGCCGCGAAGGCCGAATTCAAGCACCTCGAATACTACTACTTCCACAATTGCCTGTATGAAAACGTCTGGCGCGACAACCGTAGGCGCTGGACAGAGACAATCCCGACCTTCGAGGTGATGAACACCTACGGCTCTGACTATAAATGTATTTTCGTGGGTGACGCTGCCATGTCCCCCTACGAGATCGCCTTTGCGGGTGGCGCGAATGAGCATTGGAATGAGGAACCGGGCAGCACGTGGTTGCAGCGGGCCCGCACCCAATGGCCGGACCATATGTGGATCAATCCAACGCCCGAACGGCACTGGCGCTACACCCAATCAACCCAGATGATTGATGAGATATTCGAGGGGCGTATGGTCCCCATGACTCTTGAGGGCATCGACCGGGGTATGCGGGAATTGGGCCGTTGA